One window of the Candidatus Thermoplasmatota archaeon genome contains the following:
- a CDS encoding PAS domain S-box protein produces the protein MRLRALLIVMCLAIAMIPIGIISGFLGFEIASAYFILIVGITFCVSYAIAYFITRPLEKLTKTINEISRGNLDVTLEKSEILEINALTESLNRVLASLKLAIHKVGVKKGEIFEETVKAKEAAEKKYQDLLNTIDAWAWETDARGIYTFCSPKVADALGYKPEEVVGKSIFEFMPPDEAKKVKIGYYAVNKKQTPMQQLEQYYFHKNGTPVRVFTNAVPIFDHLGNFCGYRGVHRDVTTHEPFEHKIEELILKNIKVKEWRKRAPHLFKEYTDIDTNQLDFHDIKKQQRSTELSDYSYIFDDHGNIIDCTGKITEKLGYEKEDFLNLSLSDFDTFEDPQEFKDRLNTVRQHGETHVKTIHKRKDGSLILVSETIEYLKDKGLFRCIVKEDFLI, from the coding sequence ATGCGGCTACGAGCATTACTCATCGTCATGTGTCTTGCAATTGCAATGATCCCGATTGGAATCATCAGCGGTTTTTTAGGTTTTGAGATTGCATCTGCATATTTTATTCTAATTGTTGGTATTACTTTTTGTGTGAGTTACGCGATTGCATATTTCATTACTCGCCCCCTTGAAAAATTAACAAAAACGATCAATGAAATCAGCCGGGGTAATCTTGATGTTACTCTTGAAAAAAGCGAGATTCTTGAGATCAATGCATTAACTGAATCATTAAATCGTGTTCTAGCAAGCTTAAAACTAGCGATCCATAAGGTTGGTGTGAAAAAAGGTGAAATATTTGAAGAAACGGTAAAAGCAAAGGAAGCTGCTGAGAAAAAATATCAAGATTTGTTAAATACGATTGATGCATGGGCGTGGGAAACAGATGCCCGTGGCATATACACGTTTTGTTCTCCGAAAGTCGCAGATGCACTCGGCTACAAACCTGAGGAAGTTGTTGGAAAATCGATTTTTGAATTTATGCCTCCTGATGAAGCAAAAAAAGTGAAAATCGGGTATTATGCTGTTAACAAAAAGCAGACGCCGATGCAGCAGCTTGAACAGTATTATTTTCATAAAAATGGTACACCTGTTCGTGTGTTTACCAACGCCGTACCAATTTTTGATCATCTTGGGAATTTTTGTGGATATCGCGGTGTTCATCGAGATGTAACAACCCATGAACCTTTCGAACATAAAATCGAAGAACTAATTTTGAAAAATATTAAAGTAAAAGAGTGGAGAAAACGCGCTCCTCATTTATTCAAAGAGTATACTGATATTGACACAAATCAGCTTGATTTCCACGACATCAAAAAACAACAAAGGAGTACTGAGCTATCTGATTATTCGTATATCTTTGACGACCATGGAAATATCATTGATTGTACCGGTAAAATCACAGAAAAACTGGGTTATGAAAAAGAAGATTTCTTAAATTTGTCTCTCAGTGATTTTGATACCTTTGAAGATCCTCAAGAATTCAAAGATCGGTTAAATACTGTCCGTCAGCATGGCGAGACACATGTCAAAACGATTCATAAACGGAAAGATGGCTCACTGATTCTTGTCAGTGAAACAATTGAGTATTTAAAAGATAAAGGGTTGTTCCGCTGTATAGTAAAAGAAGATTTTCTGATCTAG
- a CDS encoding aminotransferase class I/II-fold pyridoxal phosphate-dependent enzyme, translating into MIRASKRSHSVSYAIRDVLLPAKELEKKGIQVLKLNIGDPNAYDFDTPQYIKDALIQAVEENFNGYAPSEGYVELRQAICDREKKRNNVTYSLDDICVTTGVTEGLQILLNASLDPNDELLIPGPTYPQYTLITRVNDAIPIPYRCIEEEGWQPDVDHIRKKISNRAKGIVLINPNNPTGALYSKKVIKEIIDIAGEFQVPVISDEIYDDMVFDGKQCATASLAKDVPVITFNGFSKVYLMPGWRMGYVLFHHSGELDEIQDAFMRIARSRLCASSICQRACITALKGPQDHIDETNRKLRERRDYAYKRLNEIPGLSTAKPAGAFYIFPKIEAMRSGLWNDDKEFVLDVLREAHVLVVHGSGFCSVFGKGHFRAVILPPLEMLEKAFDQLERFMKMRLK; encoded by the coding sequence ATGATTCGAGCGTCAAAACGTTCCCATTCTGTTTCATATGCAATTCGTGATGTACTACTTCCAGCAAAAGAACTGGAAAAAAAAGGAATTCAAGTCTTAAAATTAAACATCGGTGACCCGAATGCATATGATTTTGATACACCACAATATATCAAAGATGCTTTAATTCAAGCCGTTGAAGAAAACTTTAACGGGTATGCTCCTTCAGAAGGTTATGTTGAATTACGGCAAGCGATTTGTGATCGTGAAAAAAAAAGAAACAATGTTACGTATTCACTTGATGATATTTGTGTGACCACTGGTGTCACAGAAGGGTTGCAAATCCTTTTGAATGCATCTCTTGATCCAAACGATGAGTTATTGATTCCTGGTCCAACCTATCCTCAATATACCTTGATTACCCGGGTAAACGATGCAATCCCGATCCCGTATCGATGTATTGAAGAAGAAGGATGGCAGCCTGATGTTGACCATATCCGGAAAAAGATTTCAAATCGAGCGAAAGGGATTGTTCTTATTAATCCAAATAATCCAACCGGTGCGTTGTATTCAAAAAAGGTAATCAAAGAAATTATTGATATCGCTGGTGAATTTCAAGTGCCAGTTATTTCTGATGAGATTTACGATGACATGGTTTTTGACGGAAAGCAATGCGCTACAGCTTCACTTGCAAAAGATGTACCTGTAATTACCTTTAATGGTTTCTCAAAAGTATATTTGATGCCTGGGTGGAGGATGGGGTATGTGTTGTTCCATCATAGCGGGGAGCTTGATGAGATTCAGGATGCTTTTATGCGGATTGCTCGATCTCGGCTGTGCGCAAGCAGTATCTGCCAGCGAGCATGTATCACTGCATTGAAAGGACCTCAGGATCACATCGATGAAACAAATAGGAAATTACGAGAACGTCGTGATTATGCATATAAACGACTTAATGAAATTCCAGGTCTTTCAACAGCAAAACCTGCAGGAGCGTTTTATATTTTCCCGAAAATAGAAGCGATGCGTTCTGGGCTTTGGAATGATGACAAAGAATTTGTTTTAGATGTACTTCGTGAAGCGCATGTATTAGTTGTCCATGGGTCTGGATTTTGTTCAGTGTTTGGCAAAGGTCATTTCCGAGCAGTGATCCTCCCACCGCTGGAAATGCTTGAGAAGGCCTTTGATCAACTTGAACGGTTCATGAAAATGCGGCTCAAATAA
- a CDS encoding MTH1187 family thiamine-binding protein: MIIAQLSIAPLGEGTSVGHYVKIVLEVLKKEHIHFETNAMATVLETEDLATLFQAVQKAHQAVADAGAQRIITEIKIDDRRDKPATIRSKLASLKA, translated from the coding sequence ATGATTATAGCACAACTAAGTATTGCTCCTCTAGGAGAAGGTACAAGCGTAGGTCATTATGTAAAGATCGTTCTAGAAGTATTGAAAAAAGAACACATTCATTTTGAAACAAATGCGATGGCAACAGTACTTGAAACTGAGGATCTAGCAACTCTTTTTCAAGCTGTTCAAAAAGCACATCAAGCAGTCGCTGATGCAGGGGCACAACGAATTATTACAGAAATAAAAATCGACGACCGCCGCGACAAACCTGCCACAATTCGATCAAAACTTGCATCACTAAAAGCATAA
- a CDS encoding 2-oxoacid:acceptor oxidoreductase family protein encodes MSTTSLVEIIFHGRGGQGAVTAANLLAAAALHDGNKGVQAFPVFGAERRGAPIRAFARISSEDEIHLRSEIYEPDIVIVQDESIMEIVDVVKGLKKNGTILINTQKKPTDFRFSKTYRVATVDATSIALKYEILVGGIPVVNTPILGAIPRILDKVSLKSVQEVVRSKWKGEQGIANVNATQDAYDSTEVNK; translated from the coding sequence GTGTCAACAACATCACTTGTAGAAATCATTTTCCATGGACGTGGAGGCCAAGGAGCAGTAACCGCAGCAAATCTACTTGCAGCAGCAGCATTACACGACGGAAATAAAGGAGTTCAAGCATTCCCTGTTTTTGGTGCAGAACGACGAGGCGCACCAATACGAGCATTTGCACGCATCTCATCAGAAGATGAAATCCACCTGCGAAGTGAGATTTACGAACCAGACATCGTCATTGTGCAAGATGAATCAATTATGGAAATCGTCGACGTAGTAAAAGGATTAAAAAAGAATGGAACAATTTTAATTAATACTCAGAAAAAACCAACCGATTTCCGTTTTTCAAAAACGTATCGAGTTGCAACCGTCGATGCAACAAGTATTGCCCTAAAATATGAAATTCTCGTCGGAGGAATCCCTGTTGTCAATACACCGATTCTCGGAGCAATCCCAAGAATACTTGACAAAGTATCTCTAAAATCAGTTCAGGAGGTTGTTCGATCAAAATGGAAAGGTGAACAAGGAATCGCAAACGTTAATGCAACCCAGGACGCCTATGATTCTACCGAGGTGAACAAATGA
- a CDS encoding 4Fe-4S binding protein: MKKYQVISTISYPKIGANGKTGTWRIFKPILDKAKCVKCLRCWIFCPESAILRNNDESIDIDYDYCKGCGVCAKECALKAITMRREGDQE, translated from the coding sequence ATGAAGAAATACCAAGTCATCTCAACAATTTCATATCCAAAAATAGGCGCCAATGGAAAAACCGGAACGTGGCGAATTTTCAAACCAATTCTTGACAAAGCAAAATGCGTTAAATGTCTTCGTTGTTGGATTTTCTGCCCGGAGAGTGCAATACTTCGGAATAACGATGAAAGCATTGACATCGACTATGATTATTGTAAAGGTTGTGGTGTCTGCGCCAAAGAATGTGCACTAAAAGCGATAACGATGCGACGGGAAGGTGACCAAGAATGA
- the porA gene encoding pyruvate ferredoxin oxidoreductase translates to MTIMIDTGNYIAAKAAVMAKPDVVAAYPITPQTTVVEGIAKYYSTGEYAGEYICVESEHSAMSACIGASAAGARTFTATSSHGLLLMHEMLHWAALARLPIVMCNINRVVGPGWNIWADQNDSISQRDTGWIQFYCSINQEIFDTVIQAFKLAEHKQILLPVMINYDAFVLSHTTMPADIPDQKDIDHFLPRYEPQWKLDVHNPTTFGNIILPQAYFKVRKAMQDAHEHAKKMIPKINAEWETITGRSYGGLFEEYRCEHAEHILIASGALGAESKIAINRLREKGMKIGLARLRVFRPFPTEEIIRYAEQADLIVIDRNISIGNEGAMCTEIKAALYEKSDAQVTGFVAGLGGTDVTYKDIEKMCTQAVQGKAKSGAWYGLKEDV, encoded by the coding sequence ATGACCATCATGATTGATACTGGCAATTATATTGCTGCTAAAGCAGCAGTCATGGCAAAACCTGATGTTGTTGCAGCATATCCAATTACCCCACAGACAACCGTTGTTGAAGGAATTGCAAAATACTACAGCACCGGGGAATATGCTGGCGAATATATTTGCGTTGAATCAGAACATTCAGCAATGAGTGCCTGTATCGGTGCAAGTGCAGCAGGTGCTCGAACATTTACTGCCACATCATCCCATGGATTATTACTTATGCATGAAATGCTCCATTGGGCAGCACTCGCACGATTACCAATAGTTATGTGCAACATCAACCGGGTAGTTGGACCAGGATGGAACATTTGGGCTGATCAAAACGACTCAATCTCTCAGCGTGATACCGGTTGGATTCAGTTCTATTGTTCGATCAATCAAGAAATTTTTGATACCGTCATCCAGGCGTTTAAACTTGCAGAACATAAACAGATACTGTTACCCGTGATGATTAACTATGATGCATTTGTGTTATCACACACGACCATGCCTGCAGACATCCCAGATCAAAAAGATATTGATCATTTTTTACCCCGCTATGAACCACAATGGAAACTTGACGTGCACAATCCAACAACGTTTGGAAACATCATCCTTCCGCAAGCATATTTCAAAGTTCGAAAAGCAATGCAAGATGCACATGAACATGCAAAAAAAATGATACCGAAAATTAATGCTGAATGGGAAACCATAACTGGAAGAAGCTATGGTGGATTATTCGAAGAATATCGATGCGAACATGCAGAACATATCCTCATTGCAAGTGGTGCTCTGGGTGCAGAAAGCAAAATTGCAATAAATCGATTACGAGAAAAAGGTATGAAAATAGGTCTTGCTCGACTGCGGGTTTTCCGACCATTCCCAACTGAGGAGATCATCCGCTATGCAGAGCAAGCAGATCTTATCGTGATAGATCGAAATATTTCTATTGGGAACGAAGGCGCGATGTGTACCGAAATCAAAGCAGCGTTGTACGAAAAATCTGATGCACAGGTGACCGGCTTTGTTGCAGGTCTTGGTGGAACCGATGTTACGTATAAAGATATTGAAAAGATGTGCACACAGGCCGTACAAGGAAAAGCAAAATCAGGTGCTTGGTATGGCTTGAAGGAGGATGTATAG
- a CDS encoding thiamine pyrophosphate-dependent enzyme: MAIKDMPIEECMLAGNAACPGCPATMALRVVLKALGKNTIMTVPACCTAVIESLYPDTSFDIPVMNIAFEAAAAAASGIEAALRKQGKTDTTVVAWAGDGGTYDIGLQALSGALERGTNFIYICYNNQIYSNTGIQRSGATPYAAWTTTTVGGKTEFTKKMGDIIQAHHIPYSAQACISFPEDLYNKVVKAKNIKGPKYIEILAPCPPGWRFSMDRTVEMGRLAVDTGAWALYECEHGVVTFNGKSKLILEKKVERKPLEEWIRYQGRFSHLFKPEKNVKILSMMQEHIDQMWERYRKCFQ; encoded by the coding sequence ATGGCAATTAAAGATATGCCGATTGAAGAATGTATGCTTGCTGGAAATGCTGCATGTCCTGGATGTCCAGCAACCATGGCGTTACGAGTAGTATTGAAAGCACTGGGAAAAAACACAATTATGACCGTCCCAGCATGCTGCACTGCAGTTATTGAAAGTTTGTATCCCGATACCTCGTTTGATATACCGGTGATGAACATTGCATTTGAAGCAGCAGCTGCAGCTGCATCAGGTATCGAAGCAGCATTACGAAAACAGGGAAAAACAGATACCACAGTTGTCGCGTGGGCAGGTGATGGTGGAACCTATGATATTGGACTGCAAGCGTTATCAGGTGCATTAGAACGTGGAACAAACTTCATCTATATTTGTTATAATAATCAGATTTATTCAAACACGGGCATTCAGCGGAGTGGTGCAACACCCTATGCAGCATGGACGACGACGACAGTTGGTGGAAAAACAGAGTTTACCAAAAAAATGGGTGATATTATCCAAGCACATCATATCCCGTATTCTGCACAAGCCTGCATCAGTTTTCCCGAGGATCTATACAATAAAGTTGTGAAAGCAAAAAACATTAAAGGTCCGAAATATATTGAAATCCTTGCACCTTGCCCGCCGGGATGGCGGTTTAGCATGGATCGAACCGTTGAGATGGGGCGTCTTGCAGTCGATACCGGAGCATGGGCATTGTATGAATGTGAACATGGTGTCGTAACGTTTAATGGAAAAAGTAAATTGATCCTTGAGAAAAAGGTTGAGCGAAAACCACTTGAAGAATGGATTCGGTACCAAGGTCGTTTTAGCCATCTGTTCAAACCTGAAAAAAATGTAAAAATCCTATCAATGATGCAGGAGCATATCGATCAGATGTGGGAACGTTACCGAAAATGCTTTCAGTAA
- a CDS encoding type IV pilin N-terminal domain-containing protein, which yields MKANHKFQSSTSAVSEVIGVILMVAITVTIAAVIYLYVSGILGSSSSSINSSWKTLQDQLDKLRGGDYYNSQGGPDGPGGAVPAGGSDNPGGDSDLTPDDPDDGVWSDTLLISDPNPKDNEIVEYSESITFSVYITHATEDEDGNIYYEISCSNGESTSQTNVNSGRYSLQLTKLQPSTIYRISIIAINMLNGRSTTAEYQFQTTAQPQPPRLGEPNIPDYAKNQPLSLTWSIPISDDDSLFSWSIEVRSAKGQTFTESATNDISGIKSITLKNLAETTEYTVTVTATDESMLGAIGFYHFTTGKSGEIEK from the coding sequence GTGAAAGCAAATCATAAATTCCAATCTTCTACTTCTGCGGTTTCAGAGGTGATCGGTGTTATTCTCATGGTTGCCATCACCGTAACGATCGCTGCAGTTATTTATCTCTATGTCAGTGGTATTCTTGGAAGTTCATCAAGCAGTATCAATAGTTCTTGGAAAACACTGCAAGACCAGTTAGACAAACTCCGTGGCGGAGATTATTACAATTCCCAAGGAGGCCCAGATGGTCCTGGTGGTGCAGTACCTGCCGGTGGTTCTGACAACCCCGGGGGTGATTCTGATCTCACCCCCGATGATCCTGATGATGGTGTATGGTCTGACACTCTCCTAATCTCAGATCCAAATCCAAAAGACAATGAAATCGTTGAATATTCTGAAAGTATTACGTTTAGTGTGTATATCACACATGCTACAGAAGACGAAGATGGCAATATTTACTATGAAATCAGCTGTTCAAATGGAGAATCAACCAGTCAAACAAATGTCAACAGCGGCCGATACTCACTTCAACTAACGAAACTACAACCTTCAACCATCTACCGGATATCTATTATTGCAATTAACATGTTGAATGGAAGATCAACCACTGCTGAGTATCAATTTCAAACTACGGCACAACCACAACCACCACGACTTGGTGAACCGAATATTCCTGATTATGCAAAAAATCAACCATTGTCCTTAACCTGGAGCATCCCCATAAGTGATGATGACAGCTTGTTTAGCTGGAGTATCGAAGTGCGAAGTGCAAAAGGTCAAACGTTTACTGAAAGTGCTACCAATGATATTTCAGGTATTAAATCAATCACACTGAAAAATCTTGCAGAAACAACAGAGTATACTGTGACGGTTACTGCAACTGATGAAAGCATGCTTGGAGCTATCGGTTTTTATCACTTTACAACAGGAAAATCTGGAGAGATCGAAAAATAA
- a CDS encoding pantoate kinase — protein sequence MNASAFAPGHISAFFEPKYHPNDVYRSGSRGAGICITLGATTTVSLELAEQQHITVYINNQKSEAPVTTHTVLNLIGTAPFNVNVQTTLDLPLSQGFGMSAAGALSTALAVAKILQRPHSDAIRAAHKAEIENHTGLGDVIACSFGGVEIRREAGLPPWGMLEHIPACHDVVICVVGEKLETKKILTDRNKLEEIAALGRYCTKKILEKPSLENLFRLAQEFSYKTGLIQREVLKAITAANKVGMASMCMLGNSVFAIGRTEQLCTLLQSFGKTYVCSISSKGAELM from the coding sequence ATGAATGCATCAGCTTTTGCACCAGGACATATCTCAGCTTTTTTTGAACCAAAATATCATCCAAATGATGTATATCGATCAGGATCGAGAGGTGCAGGTATATGTATCACGCTTGGGGCGACAACCACCGTGTCTCTTGAACTCGCTGAACAACAACACATCACGGTTTATATCAATAATCAAAAATCAGAGGCACCGGTAACCACACACACAGTTCTTAATCTTATTGGAACTGCACCATTTAATGTCAACGTGCAAACAACGCTTGATTTACCATTAAGTCAAGGTTTTGGCATGAGTGCAGCAGGGGCGCTCAGCACAGCACTTGCAGTAGCAAAAATTCTCCAACGGCCACACAGTGACGCAATCAGAGCAGCTCATAAGGCAGAAATTGAAAATCATACGGGTCTTGGTGATGTTATCGCGTGTAGTTTTGGAGGTGTTGAAATCAGACGGGAGGCAGGTTTACCACCATGGGGGATGCTTGAACACATCCCAGCATGCCATGATGTTGTTATTTGTGTCGTTGGAGAAAAACTTGAAACAAAAAAAATTCTCACCGATCGAAACAAACTTGAAGAAATCGCAGCTCTTGGCAGGTATTGTACAAAAAAAATTTTAGAAAAACCTTCGCTGGAAAATTTGTTCAGGCTTGCTCAGGAATTTTCGTACAAGACAGGATTAATTCAAAGAGAGGTATTGAAAGCGATTACTGCAGCAAATAAAGTTGGAATGGCAAGTATGTGTATGCTTGGAAATTCTGTTTTTGCAATTGGGCGAACAGAACAACTATGTACCCTACTTCAGTCATTTGGAAAAACGTATGTTTGTTCAATTTCATCCAAAGGAGCAGAACTCATGTAA
- the coaBC gene encoding bifunctional phosphopantothenoylcysteine decarboxylase/phosphopantothenate--cysteine ligase CoaBC yields the protein MHPADEIRGSSSTKLAGKTIVLGVTGSIAAVETIALARELIRHGANIIPVMTPAATRIIHPDALEFATGHTPIVELSGKTEHVTWCGLTKNRADLLIISPCTANTLSKIVHGIDDTAVTTFATTALGSQIPIILVPAMHLSMYQHPVIQRNIMLGRKDGLVLLEPRIRKNKATMPKTETIVTQVIRTIGNQKLHRKKVLIIGGGTAEPIDDIRVITNKSSGKTAVALARTAFEQGGDVDFWYGCASEPVPEYLQTTRFETYADLTTLVQKTALESFDIIIVCAAIADYTLTKKLGKISSEQKKLILELQQTPKILHKIRKKAPHAILIGFKLEPNKKTLEKKSLQLLQDHKLDAVVGNTVETMGHTVSDIIIVTKQGKIYQKKGRKEDIVLDIFDILATLL from the coding sequence ATGCATCCTGCAGATGAAATTCGGGGGAGTAGTAGTACAAAACTTGCTGGCAAAACAATTGTCTTAGGCGTAACGGGAAGTATTGCTGCAGTTGAAACTATTGCACTCGCTCGTGAACTCATTCGTCACGGCGCAAACATTATCCCGGTGATGACTCCTGCTGCAACGCGCATTATTCATCCTGACGCATTAGAGTTTGCAACGGGACATACACCAATTGTCGAACTCAGTGGAAAAACAGAACATGTAACCTGGTGTGGTTTAACCAAAAACCGGGCAGACCTTCTCATCATATCTCCGTGTACAGCGAACACGTTATCAAAAATTGTTCATGGTATTGATGATACTGCAGTAACAACGTTTGCAACAACTGCACTCGGATCGCAGATACCCATTATCCTTGTTCCAGCGATGCATCTCTCCATGTATCAGCATCCTGTTATTCAACGTAATATCATGCTCGGAAGAAAAGACGGACTTGTTCTCCTTGAACCAAGAATTAGAAAAAATAAGGCAACTATGCCGAAAACAGAAACAATCGTTACGCAGGTCATCAGAACAATTGGAAATCAGAAACTTCATCGGAAAAAGGTATTGATTATTGGTGGTGGCACGGCTGAGCCAATCGATGATATTCGAGTTATTACGAATAAAAGTTCTGGGAAAACAGCAGTTGCACTTGCCCGGACAGCGTTTGAACAAGGAGGCGACGTGGATTTCTGGTATGGCTGTGCCTCTGAACCAGTTCCTGAATATCTTCAGACAACTAGATTTGAAACGTATGCTGATCTTACAACATTAGTACAAAAAACAGCACTCGAATCTTTTGATATCATTATTGTTTGTGCTGCTATAGCAGATTACACTCTGACAAAAAAATTAGGAAAAATTAGTTCAGAGCAAAAAAAACTCATCCTCGAACTGCAGCAAACACCAAAAATCCTCCACAAAATCCGGAAGAAAGCACCTCATGCAATACTTATAGGATTTAAATTAGAGCCAAATAAAAAAACGTTAGAAAAAAAATCACTACAACTTCTTCAAGACCACAAGCTAGATGCCGTTGTTGGAAACACTGTTGAAACCATGGGACATACTGTTTCTGACATCATAATTGTGACAAAACAAGGCAAAATCTATCAGAAAAAAGGCAGAAAAGAAGACATCGTCTTAGATATCTTTGACATTCTCGCAACTTTGCTGTGA
- a CDS encoding universal stress protein gives MKKLLIAYDGSEASKKAIDVAVQCSTKEDQIVMLTVIPAELVESTFTNMLLPTIDLSSIVKPGSFKEKALENLTKVAKDIEGKVGKVEVTVEAGDPADEILLVAKKYDVDIIILGYKGYGKEGRFLLGSVTDKVVRHASKSVLVVR, from the coding sequence ATGAAAAAACTCCTCATTGCATATGATGGTTCTGAAGCATCAAAAAAAGCAATTGACGTTGCTGTACAATGTTCAACCAAAGAAGATCAAATCGTCATGCTTACGGTTATTCCTGCTGAACTTGTTGAATCAACCTTTACGAACATGTTGCTTCCGACTATTGATCTTAGCAGTATTGTCAAACCAGGTTCTTTTAAAGAAAAGGCACTGGAAAATCTTACTAAAGTTGCAAAAGACATCGAAGGAAAAGTCGGAAAAGTTGAGGTAACCGTTGAAGCAGGAGATCCTGCCGATGAAATTCTTCTCGTTGCAAAAAAATATGATGTTGATATCATCATCCTAGGGTATAAAGGATATGGAAAAGAAGGGCGATTTCTCCTTGGCAGTGTTACCGATAAGGTTGTCCGTCATGCGAGTAAATCGGTTCTTGTTGTCCGATAA
- a CDS encoding Holliday junction resolvase — translation MSSVYERELKGILEGDTKLLEKITKSCDILEKTKYLCITKKPFIVIRAAGSFGIDLVAVRGDVSFLIEIKASVEDVLHFSSVDGKLQRQAEWMHRTCETTKTLPIYAFRLKGFRGDCWRLFTLDVSCLEGRLKIVHNRLPKLAQSINGNYIMRFHDGLPLAEFIAYICR, via the coding sequence ATGAGTAGTGTCTATGAACGTGAACTTAAAGGAATTCTTGAAGGAGATACAAAACTGCTTGAAAAGATTACAAAATCATGCGACATACTTGAAAAGACGAAGTATCTGTGTATCACGAAGAAACCGTTTATCGTCATCAGAGCAGCTGGTTCATTTGGTATTGATCTCGTAGCAGTTCGAGGTGATGTCTCGTTTCTCATTGAAATCAAAGCAAGCGTTGAGGATGTTCTTCATTTCAGTAGCGTTGATGGAAAACTCCAACGGCAAGCAGAATGGATGCATCGCACCTGCGAAACAACAAAAACCCTGCCGATTTATGCGTTTCGTCTGAAAGGATTTCGAGGAGATTGCTGGCGATTATTCACCCTTGATGTTTCTTGTCTTGAAGGACGTCTCAAAATTGTTCATAATCGACTTCCTAAACTTGCACAAAGTATAAACGGGAATTATATTATGCGTTTTCATGATGGTTTACCCCTCGCAGAATTTATTGCCTATATATGTAGGTGA
- a CDS encoding CBS domain-containing protein, producing the protein MKTEILVKEVMKTNPVIVKATATVFEAARHMKQKKIGNVIVVENKQPIGILTESDILRKVVAEGKDSDKVLVEEVMTTPVIVTDPYISIDQAMKLMGKSNIRRLPVVEDNKLIGIITLRDIARISPTFHEIMREWNDITPQERIFFEEQSLSGKCEDCATLSTSLKNIQGRLICEECAEEYKTE; encoded by the coding sequence ATGAAAACAGAAATCCTGGTCAAAGAAGTCATGAAAACGAACCCGGTGATCGTGAAAGCAACAGCAACTGTATTCGAAGCAGCACGACACATGAAACAGAAAAAAATTGGGAATGTCATCGTCGTAGAGAACAAACAACCCATCGGAATTTTAACAGAAAGTGACATTTTAAGAAAGGTTGTTGCAGAAGGTAAAGATAGTGACAAAGTGCTCGTAGAGGAAGTTATGACTACGCCGGTGATTGTTACTGATCCATATATATCGATAGATCAGGCAATGAAACTTATGGGGAAAAGCAATATCCGACGTTTACCGGTTGTTGAAGATAACAAGCTGATTGGTATCATCACCTTAAGAGATATTGCACGTATCTCACCAACGTTTCATGAAATCATGCGAGAATGGAACGATATAACACCACAGGAACGGATATTTTTTGAAGAGCAGAGTCTATCAGGTAAATGTGAGGATTGTGCTACATTATCAACCAGTCTTAAAAATATCCAAGGTCGTTTAATCTGCGAGGAATGCGCTGAAGAATATAAAACTGAATAA